In Rhizobium sp. ZPR4, a genomic segment contains:
- a CDS encoding sensor histidine kinase, protein MRKPHFPKASIGAYLIAIALAIALPILAFVALLLVQLEDNERDALKGDTVQDAQALSRVIDRQLQDMATTLRLLSSSPELERNDIATFFARTETVLRTDSLFVLLMEKDGQLRLNTRWPLGKPLGKTGNIAALQSALDSGRIEASDVFVGSTARRWVYNVTLPLEHSPAGAALAVTQDADELAKLVTTEALPPGWSAAVLDKSGHVVAAGGPTTLAPGDAFNKNILPKLIASSGVYQDDKVLPNAVLGYAQISGWSWKAVVWGPIASAQASLMSTWRFLIYGGVTLLLIALIAVYALARQVRTTIQDIADMADRMGRGEIVAPIDTSVVEANQVAVALSNASFDRSVTEDRLHFVMHELVHRTKNLLALAQAMTRQLARQTDSVDTFQRAVADRLEGLARSIEVLTSEQWSGVSLRRVIDIHLATFLQGPQQLDVLGNDFLLKPEAVQNLGLVLHELATNSVKYGALSAQEGKITIEWTNEAAETGTMIRFVWTESGGPPVKPPSDTGFGTTVTKTHAAASFSGHVEVDFRPAGLVWILTAPRSMMERQRS, encoded by the coding sequence ATGAGGAAGCCGCATTTTCCGAAAGCGTCGATTGGTGCCTATCTGATCGCCATAGCCCTGGCGATTGCCTTGCCTATTCTCGCCTTCGTCGCGCTGCTTCTGGTCCAGCTCGAGGATAATGAACGCGATGCCCTGAAAGGCGACACGGTTCAGGATGCGCAGGCGCTTTCGCGCGTCATCGATCGCCAATTGCAGGACATGGCGACGACGTTGCGCCTCCTGTCTTCCTCACCGGAACTTGAGCGCAACGACATCGCCACCTTCTTCGCCCGCACGGAAACGGTATTGCGCACCGATTCGCTTTTCGTGCTGCTTATGGAAAAGGATGGCCAGCTCCGGCTGAATACCCGCTGGCCGCTCGGCAAGCCACTCGGCAAAACCGGCAACATCGCCGCACTTCAATCGGCACTGGACTCCGGCCGCATCGAGGCATCCGATGTCTTCGTCGGCTCGACTGCCCGCCGCTGGGTCTATAACGTCACCCTGCCCCTCGAACATTCGCCGGCCGGCGCCGCCTTGGCGGTAACGCAGGATGCCGACGAACTCGCCAAGCTCGTGACGACGGAAGCCCTGCCACCCGGCTGGTCTGCTGCCGTTCTGGACAAATCCGGCCATGTCGTTGCTGCCGGCGGCCCGACGACCCTCGCCCCGGGCGACGCATTCAATAAGAATATTCTGCCGAAATTGATCGCATCCAGCGGCGTCTATCAGGATGACAAGGTCCTGCCGAACGCGGTGCTCGGTTATGCGCAAATCTCAGGCTGGTCCTGGAAGGCCGTCGTCTGGGGCCCGATCGCCTCTGCGCAGGCGTCGCTGATGAGCACCTGGCGCTTCCTGATCTATGGCGGCGTGACGCTGCTGCTGATCGCGCTGATCGCCGTCTACGCGCTGGCGCGTCAGGTGCGCACCACCATACAGGACATTGCCGACATGGCGGACCGCATGGGCCGCGGCGAGATCGTGGCGCCGATCGACACCAGCGTTGTCGAGGCAAACCAGGTGGCCGTTGCGCTTTCCAATGCATCCTTCGACCGCAGCGTTACGGAGGATCGGCTGCATTTCGTCATGCACGAGCTCGTCCACCGCACCAAGAATCTGCTGGCGCTCGCCCAGGCAATGACGCGTCAGCTCGCGCGACAGACGGACAGCGTCGATACTTTCCAACGGGCCGTCGCCGACCGGCTGGAGGGGCTGGCACGCTCGATCGAGGTATTGACCAGCGAACAATGGTCCGGCGTGTCGCTGCGCCGCGTGATCGACATCCATCTCGCGACTTTCCTGCAGGGACCTCAGCAACTCGACGTTCTCGGCAATGACTTCCTGCTCAAGCCAGAGGCGGTGCAGAATCTCGGCCTGGTCCTGCACGAGCTTGCCACCAATTCGGTGAAATATGGCGCGCTTTCCGCGCAGGAGGGTAAGATCACCATCGAATGGACGAACGAAGCCGCTGAAACCGGCACGATGATCCGCTTCGTCTGGACCGAAAGTGGCGGTCCGCCGGTCAAACCACCGAGCGATACCGGCTTTGGCACTACCGTCACGAAAACCCATGCCGCGGCATCCTTCAGCGGCCATGTCGAAGTCGATTTCCGCCCGGCTGGCCTCGTCTGGATACTGACCGCGCCGCGCAGCATGATGGAACGGCAGCGAAGCTGA
- a CDS encoding RNA polymerase sigma factor — translation MTTSGTIEAVWRIEQPKLAARLNRLLRDIGLAEEIAQDAFVLALERWPRDGMPRNPAAWLMQVAKNRALDRLRRTTLIDGKNREFAIDFAALERETPDIESLLDEDIDDDLLRLIFTACHPVLPAEQRAALALRLLGGLSTQEIGRAFLLPEPTIAQRIVRAKRTLREAGIAFETPRGEERQERLAAVLEVVYLIFNEGYVATEGPQWLRADLCGEALRLGRSLAALMPHEPEVLGLVVFMELQASRFAARVDGSGNPILLLNQDRSRWNWSLIRSGLDQLGRAMVLTTMPGPYLLQAMIAACHSRAATAADTDWIAIAAYYQALALAAPSPIVEINRAVAVGMAFGAPQGLAIVDAVKDEPRLKESHLLPTVRGDLLAKLGRMEEARVEFYRAAELTGNERERVLLLARAETSVIRT, via the coding sequence GTGACCACGTCGGGTACCATAGAAGCGGTCTGGCGGATCGAGCAGCCAAAGCTCGCCGCCAGGCTGAACCGCTTGCTGCGGGATATCGGCCTTGCCGAGGAGATCGCGCAGGATGCCTTCGTGCTGGCCCTCGAACGCTGGCCGCGCGACGGCATGCCGCGCAACCCGGCTGCCTGGCTGATGCAGGTCGCCAAGAATCGTGCGCTTGACCGGCTGCGACGCACCACGCTGATCGACGGCAAGAATCGCGAATTCGCCATCGATTTTGCCGCACTCGAACGTGAGACACCGGATATCGAGTCCCTGTTGGATGAAGATATCGACGACGATCTGCTGCGGCTGATTTTCACCGCCTGTCACCCGGTGCTGCCGGCCGAGCAACGCGCGGCGCTTGCCTTGCGGCTGCTGGGCGGGCTGTCCACGCAGGAGATTGGCCGCGCGTTCCTGTTGCCTGAACCGACGATTGCCCAGCGCATCGTGCGCGCCAAGCGGACGCTGCGCGAGGCCGGCATTGCTTTCGAGACGCCGCGCGGCGAGGAGCGGCAGGAGCGTCTCGCTGCAGTGCTGGAAGTGGTCTATCTGATCTTCAATGAAGGATATGTCGCGACGGAAGGGCCGCAGTGGCTGCGCGCCGATCTGTGCGGCGAGGCCTTGCGCCTGGGACGCTCTCTGGCGGCGCTGATGCCGCACGAGCCGGAGGTGTTGGGGCTGGTTGTGTTCATGGAGCTGCAGGCGTCTCGCTTTGCTGCCCGGGTCGACGGATCGGGCAATCCGATCCTGCTGCTTAATCAGGACCGTAGCCGGTGGAATTGGTCGTTGATCCGCAGTGGTCTCGATCAGCTCGGCCGCGCGATGGTTCTGACCACGATGCCCGGCCCTTATCTGCTGCAGGCGATGATCGCTGCCTGCCACTCCCGCGCGGCGACCGCGGCCGATACCGACTGGATCGCCATCGCCGCTTACTATCAGGCATTGGCGCTCGCAGCACCGTCGCCGATCGTCGAAATCAATCGAGCGGTCGCTGTCGGCATGGCATTTGGCGCTCCACAGGGTCTTGCCATCGTCGACGCGGTCAAGGACGAGCCGCGCCTGAAGGAATCGCATCTGCTGCCGACGGTGCGGGGCGATCTTCTGGCGAAGCTTGGGCGAATGGAGGAGGCTCGGGTGGAATTTTACCGCGCCGCCGAATTGACTGGTAACGAGCGGGAGCGCGTGCTGCTTTTGGCCCGCGCCGAGACATCCGTCATTCGGACATAA
- a CDS encoding YciI family protein, producing MRFMMLMIPGGYASAAPDTMPGAEAVESMMKYNEALKKAGVLLALDGLHPPSSGARVSFKGGKPAVVDGPFAEVKEVLGGYWVIDVRSRDEAIEWARRCPAGEDDVIEVRRIFEISEFPEDVQKVAEGFDELKG from the coding sequence ATGCGATTCATGATGCTGATGATCCCCGGCGGCTATGCTTCCGCTGCTCCCGACACCATGCCCGGTGCGGAAGCCGTCGAGTCCATGATGAAATACAATGAGGCGCTGAAGAAGGCCGGTGTGCTTTTGGCGCTCGACGGGCTGCATCCACCGTCCTCCGGGGCTCGCGTGAGCTTCAAGGGCGGAAAGCCTGCCGTCGTCGATGGTCCGTTCGCCGAGGTCAAGGAAGTGCTGGGCGGCTATTGGGTCATTGACGTCCGTTCGCGCGACGAGGCCATCGAGTGGGCGCGCCGCTGCCCGGCAGGGGAAGATGACGTCATCGAGGTTCGCCGTATCTTCGAGATCAGCGAATTTCCGGAGGATGTGCAGAAGGTGGCTGAAGGCTTCGATGAGCTGAAGGGGTGA